A window of Pseudomonas denitrificans (nom. rej.) genomic DNA:
CCTACTACCGCCTGGACAAGGTCAGCGGCCCGGCCAGCACCCTGATGGCCTGCCCGGATGGCAAGACTCGCCAGGACTTCGTCCCGGTGGTCGGAGATGGCTTCGTGCTGCGCTACAACAGCAAGCTGCCCATCGTGATCTACGCGCCGAAAGACGTTGAGGTCCGCTATCGCCTGTGGTCGGCCTCCGAGACGGTCGAGAAGGCCCGCGCCGAATAACGCTGCTCTCCCTGTAGGAGCGAGCTTGCTCGCGAACAGCTCTTTCGGCGATGCCGGTGGTGGGCGGGTTCGCGAGCAAGCTCGCTCCTACAATGTCTACTCCGCGATTACCACCGCAGCGCGATCCTCCGGCGCAGCACGGTGATGCCGCCAGATGGCCGCAAACAAAGCCTCCAGATCGACGGTGAAGCGCGCCGTGTCAAACAGCGGCGACTCCATTCGTGCTGCGCTCAGCCGCTGGCGCAGGTCTTCGCGCTTCGCAGCGTCCAGCGCCAGCGCCTTCAGCCGGTCGAAATAGTCCTGCGCATCGGTCGCCACCAGTTCATCGAACCCGTGTGTCTTGAGCAGGCTGCCCGCCACGCGGCTGGTAAATGTCTCGCCAAGCCGGGTCAGCAGCGGCACTCCCACCCACAGTGCATCGCTGGCGGTGGTGTGTGAAGTACAGGGGAAACTGTCCAGTGCGATATCGGCCAGGGCGAGGCGAGCCAGGTGCTCCGACTGCTTCAGCCGTGGGGCGAACACCAGTCTCTCGGCCCCGACGCCGCGCTCCTGCGCTTCCCGGCGCAGGTTATCGCGGGCTTCCTCCGCTTCCGGCTCGAGCAGCCAGAGCACGCTGCCCGGCACTTCCCTCAGCAGGCGGCACCAGAGGTCGAACTCGCCAGGGTTGAGTTTGAGTAACTGGTTGAAGCTGCCGAACACCACGCCCTGTTCCGGCAATCCCGCATCGGCGCGGTTCGGCGGTGGGGCCAGTGGTCGGTCACGGTCATTGGGTTGGTAGCTGTGGGGCATCAGCGCCAGCTTCTCGCTGAAACGCGGCGCATGTTCGGCGGGCGTCACGGTCGGGTCGCCGATCAGATAGTCGGCCAGGCGCGGGTGGCCCAAGCTGCCGGGGTAACCCAGCCAGTTGACGATCACCGGCGCCGGGCGCAGGGCAGTGATGCCCTGGCGCGCGCCGGTGGTGTAGCCCTTCAGGTCCACCAGGATGTGCAGGCGCTGCTCGGCGATCAGCCGTGCCGCCGCTTCGTCGGATAGCTCGCGCAGATCATGGCGAGGCAGACCGGTTGCGGCGATGCGGCGGGTGAAGTAATCCTCGCGCTGCGGGCTGTAGTCGAACAGCTGGATATCCACCTTCGTTCTGTCGTGGGCTTCAAGCACGCCCATCATCAGGTGCATCGTCGCGTGCCCGTAGAAGTCGCTGGACAGGTAGCCGATGCGCAGGCGTTCGCCGTCCACCGGCTCCATCGCCAGCGACGCGCTCTCCAGCTCCGCCGGCCAGCGGGATTCGGCGTAATGCCGCGCCGCGTCTCGGTGTTGCTCGGGAGTGAGGGCGGGAAGGTTGATCAGGCTCCAGGGTGTGGTGCGTTCCTGAGTGGGATTGCGCAGTTGCTGCAACAGCACTGCATCCACTTCCGCCAGCCGCGGCCAATCGGCCAGGTTGCGCAGGGCGAATTGCAGGTCGCCCCAGTGCCTGGCCTTGCTGAACCAGTGCGCCGCTTCCGCGTGGCGCTTGCGTTTCTCCAGGGCGCGGGCCAGTTCCAGCTGCAGGTCGGTGTTGTCGGGGCTGATCTTCAGCGCCTGGGTCACAAGCGGAATCGCCGCCTCGCTGTAGCCGCGTTCACGCAGATGGTTGGCCAGGTTCTTGTAAGCCAGTACGTAGCCCGGCTCACTGGCTATGGCCTGGCGATAGAGCTGTTCCGCCTCGACGTACTCGCGCCGGCCATTGAGGATATTCGCCAGGTTGTTCGCCGCCTTGGCGTTGCACGGCTGCAGTTTCAGGCAGTTGCGGAAGGCCGCCTCTGCCGCGCCCTCATCGTTCACCGCGCGCTCGGCCAGAGCCAGGTTCAGATAGAAGGTGCCGTCCTTGCGCAGCATCAGGGCTCGCTTGAACAGCTCCCGCGCCTGCTCCGCCTTGCCTTGCATCAGGCAGGCCGCACCGCAGAGATGCAGCACATCGGCATTGCGTGGCTGCGTGCGCAGCAGCTGCCGCGCCAGGTTTTCGCCACGGGCGAGGGCGCCACTGTTGAGCGCATCGACGATGCTCTGCAGGGAAAGGCTGGGTTGGCGCTGGCGCATGACGATTCTCCGAAGTGGGACGCCGGATATCTTCGGTAAATTTCGCCTTGGATGAATCGGAAATAGCTGTCAGGGATCCCTGAAGCTATAGGTCTGTTCCAATTTGTCGTCGCTGGCGTCTCCGGTGTCCGAGATGACTTCAGCCGATGCGCGGGAGTTGCGGGTAAGGCTACGGGTGGGGGGTGTCGTACATGGCAGAACGCCCCGCAACCTTGGCTGCGGGGCGTTCGCGGTCGATCAGTTGTCTACCGGCTCCTCGCGGCTATGGCGCTTGCCGTCCGGGCTGACCGAGCGCACCCGAACCGCTGCGTTCACCGTTGGCTGCGTTTTCACGTCGTAGCTCTGCCAGTGCTGCCCACCATCGATGGTGTACTCGATGCCCAGGCCGGGCAGGGCGCTGTTGGCTTCCAGTTTGCCGCTGATCACCTTCGCTCCTGGTACCGGTAGGCGGTAACCGACGCCGGCTTTGTCCAGCTTCGCCAGTTCGCGCTGGCCGATCAGGTTGGCAAAGCGTTGCCAGTCGCCGTGCAACGCCTTGGCATCGATCCAGTGGGTTTCGCCGCCCTTGTATTCGCGGCCGGCCTGGTAGTCCTGCTCCCAGCCGGCGCGGTGCCACGCACGCTCGGCCACGCTCAGCAGGCGCGGGTAGAGCTTGTACTCCATCATCTCGTCGGTGCGTGTGGTCTCGCTCCATAGCTGGGCGGACAGGCCGTAAGCGCCCGGCCAGGGCTTGTCGCTCTTCGCGGTGAAGGGGTTGCCATCGCGGTCGACCGAGGTTTCGGCGTTCTGCGGCAGGTTGTCCGGCGCGAAGCTGAAGACCTTGCGTTCGTCGCTGTAGCGGGTGCCCCAGTAGTAACCGTTCTCCTGCGGGTTCACTTCGGCGGGGAAGTCCAGGTAGACGTAGTCGGGGTTGGAGATGATCACCTCGTAGCGCTTGTTCGCCCAGTCGTTGGCTGTGTCGAAACCGCCCCAGTAGAGAGTGTCCCAGAAGTTCACGGCGACGCGCCGGGTGGCGAAAGCCTTGGCATCCTTGGCGTCTTTCAGGCCGTCCTGCCAGGCCTGCATGCCGTCGATACCGTGGCGCTTGACCATCTGGCTGACCTCAATGGCGAAGTGGCTCGGCAAGTGTTCCAGGTCGGCTACTTCACCTTTGGCAATCAGCGCCTGGCAGGCCTGCGACCTTGCCCAGGGCTTGTCCTCGACGCTCTGGTCGACGATGCCCTTGCCCGGCTCGAGCTTGCCGCCCTTGTCCTGGTAGCCCGGCCCCAGGCGGATGTTCTTCGCCTCGTCTCCGCCGAAGTGCCAGGTTGCCAGCGGTTGGCCGGCTTCGGCGTGCATGCGCGCCACCTCGCCAATGATCTTGTCGACGAAGCGCTTCGAGGAGTCCAGGCAGGGGTTCAGGTAACTGCGGCGGTCATAGAACTGCACCGAGGTGGTGTTGGAGGTGTCGGTCGGGTCGAGCAGACGGAATTCATTGGCGCCTTTTTCGTCACCGGCCTTGAGCAGTCTGTCGTGACGCGCCTCCATGGAGATCAGCGCAGCACGGGTATGGGCAGGCATGTCGATCTCAGGGATCACTTCGATCTGTCGCGCCTTGGCGTATCTCACGATTTCGATGTAGTCGGCGCGGGTCAGGAAGCCGCTGCCATTGTTGTCGGGGTTCGGTCCGGAGCCCAGCTGCGGCAGTAGGCAGGTCTTCTCGCTGAGGTCGTGGCAGCGCCGGGCGCCTACTTCGGTCAGTTCCGGCAGGCCAGGAATCTCCAGGCGCCACCCCTCATCGTCGGTGAGATGGAAGTGGAATTTGTTCAGCTTGTAGGCGGCCATCTGGTCGAGCAGGCGCTCCACCGCCGCCTTACTGTGGAAGTTGCGCCCGATGTCCAGTTGAACGCCGCGATAGGCGAAGCGCGGTGCGTCCCTGGCCTCCAGCTGAGCGATCTTCGCACTGCCGTCGGCGGGCAGCAGCGAGAGAATGGATTGCAGGCCGTGGAATACGCCGGCCTGGTCGTAACCGCGCACTTCCGTTTTCTTGGCGCCGATGACCAACTGGTAGGCGCCGCTCACCGCCTGCCTGCCCTTGAAGCTGGTCGCTGCGATGGAGGTGTTGATCGGGTAGCCGCTCTTGAGCGTCTTCACGCCCAGAAGGGTGAAACGCTGTTGCACCGCCGCCGCGCTGGCTTCGTCCAGCACGTCCAGGGTCAGGTTCACTCCGGCGCTCAGGTCGACATCCTCGTCGAAGATTTTCACGCTTTGCGGCGTGGGCATTATCTGCCCGCGCAGGTTTGCCTCCGGCAGCACGGACAGGTCCGCGTTCTTTTCGAAGCGGCTGCCCGGCAGCATCAGTACGTTGTGGTCGGCTGTCGTGCGCCTCCAAAGATCACCGGTGAAAGGCGTGACGAAGCGGCGCAGCTCCTCCGTGTCGGTGCTGGCGATGACCTTCGGCTGAGCGTCCGGGGCGGTGACGTACCAGCGAGGCATGATGTCGCTTTCGAACAGTTGCCAGTATTCGCCGATCAGCGGGATTTCCACGGACTGGCCGGCGGCGAAGCCCGTGAACTTTTCCGTCGGCTCGATGCGGTGCAGGTCGCCGGTGACGAAGGTCACCTTGAACTGGTCGTTGAGGGTCTTCAGCACCTGCCGCGGATTGTGGAAGTAGATCGCCCAGTCCTTGTCTTGAATCGCGCTATCGCTGGTCAGGGTCACGCTCCACAGATTGCACGATGCCCAGTCCGCACCCAGCGCCGCGCAGTCGATGCCGTTGTCCGCGGCATGGTTGTCCTTCACCGTGACCTGGAGCTTCAAACGGCTGAGTTGGTCGACGGTTTGCTGCTGCGCCTGGCTGGCGCTGGCGAAGGCCAGCATGCTCAGTGCAATGGCGGCTGCCAGCGTGGTTCGGTTCAAACGGATCATGGCCTGTTCGTCCTGAATCAGTGATTGCGGATTTCCTGCCAGATCTTCTGGCAGGCTGGTTGTTCGTTCTCGCCTGCTCCGGTCTTCGCCTCTTCCAGGCACTTCTGGTAATCCAGCACGCGCACGCTTTCTTTCTCGGCGAAGGCGCGGTGTTGGTCACCCTGCATCAGGCTTTGCAGCATCGACTGGCAGACCTTCACCTGGTCCGCCTGGCCCTGGGCTGCGGTGATGCAGTTGCGGTAGGCCTGGCGTGGGTCGGTGGTGGTGTCGCTGTGCTGCGCGCAGCCGCTCGTTGCAGCGGACAGAGCGGCAAGCAGAAGGATTTTTTTCATGCTCGGGATCACTCTCGGCGGCTGGGTCAGAAAATGGTGAAGGGCGCGATCACGATGAACTTCAGGTCGTGCTCGTCCTGGAACATGTTCCCGTAGCCGTTGCTCCAGCTCGGGTTGTCCGAGTGGTTGTCGTAGCGGGTGTAATGCAGCTTGAACAGGGTGCCCTTGGCTGGGCCGCTCTGCACTGTGTACAGAGCGTCCAGGCTGTAGGCCGTCTCGATCACGCGCTGGCTCTGGTCGTATTGCGGGGCGGTGCTGGGCCTGGCGTCCCAGGCGTAGACATAGGAGCCGCCCACCGCGAAGCCGGGCGGGCTCCAGTTGGCCAGGTCATAGAGGGCACCGGCATACACGGCCTTCTCGCCGTTGGCGTTGAAGTCCGAGCGGTTGTCCCACCACACGTCCAGGCGGCCGTTGGATGAGGCATAGGTCGGCGTCATGCGCTGGAGGAAGTAGCCCTGGTTGCCGTTGGCCTTCACGGCGGTGCCTTCCAGGCGCAGGTCGACCTGGCCGAGGCGATAACCGAAGGTCACGGCTTGCAGCCACGCCAGGCCGTCATAGAGGTCATTGACCCCGCCATCGTTCACCTTGTCGCGCGCGCCATAGAACTGGTAGCTGGTGCTCAGCGGGCGCCCGGCCAACTCGAACTGGTAGCTGGCCTTGGTGAAGTACTGGTCCACATAGCCCTGCGCCTGGCCGAAGGCGGCTTCGAGCACGAGGTTGTTCTTGAAGTCGTACTTGGCGCCCAGCGAGTGCAGGTAGTCGACGCGGGTCGTGCGGTCGTTGCGGTAGAAGCTGTCCACCTGGGTGTGCCACGGCGCCTTGTACTTGTCCGTCCACATGTAGGAGAAGCCCAGCGCCCCGGCATCGTCGTAGTCAAAGTCAGCGCCTGCTTCGGCGCCCTGGTAGGTGCCTGGCAGGAAGCTCCAGTGCGAGGCCAGCAGTGACTGCCCGCTGGGCTGGATGTAGCCCGCCCGCGCCCAGGCCGGGCCGAACCTGAACTTGGCCGCTGCCTTGTAGAGGCTCGCGCCGCCCTTGTCGCCGGAATAGTCCTCGTCGTAGGTCTTGTTCTTCGAGGAGAAGGCGATCTCGTTGGGGTGGGCGCTGTCGTGGTCCTCGGCGAACTCGATGGCGGTGAATGCGCCTAAGTCCAGGCCGATCAGTTCGGCGGCGTAGCCGGAGGAGAAGTCCAGGTTGGCGTTGCCAGTGGCGTGCTTGAGGTTGGTCTCGTAATTGCCGGTGGAAATGTCCTTGCGTTCACGGTCACGCTGCCAATAGTAGAGCCCGCCGGTGAGGGTTGAATCCTCAACGAAGCCAGCTGCACTGGCCGCTGGAACGAATGGCACAGCGCTGCCCAGCAGAATGCTGGCGACGGCCAGCCCCAGTGTCCTACGCCCATGGCGATGAAGAGTCATCGGTTGTTTCTCGTTGCCTTGGATATGCGCGGTCAGTGGCGTTGGAACGCCCTGACGCAACCTGAAAGGGGCGGGACGTTAATTTCTGAAGGGCTTGCAGGGTTCACTGCCAGCGCTGCATTCAGGGGCAGTTGGCGGCAATGAGTGGTGCTTGGCGGAAGGCGGGAAATATGTGCACGGCATGCGCCAGGGCACAGAAGCGGCAACGTGCGAAATGGGGGGGCGCGGGTGGAGATGGGAGCGGAATTGTTTGTTGGGTGCAGGATTTCAACAAGTGGTGTTAGCGCACAGTTTCAGTATCCAGTTCTGCCTCGGGCTCCGGTGGACGGCTCGGCGGAGAATGGCTTGTCTGAATGCCTGGCTTCGTCTGAAGGGTATTTCGTACAAGTGAGGGAGTGAGCGCTGAAGTGGGGGAGTTGCCTTGTCTGGCGGACTCAGGTTGGCGATGCAGCGCCCCATAAAGCAAACATGGGGCGCCATGACTCAAGATGGTTTTACTGGGCGTAAGCGGCCAGGTCCGTCCTCAACTGGTCGAGAATGGCCGAAGGCTTGCCGTCTCCCCATCCCAGATGCACGCCCATCCTGTCGAGGCACGCGATGGCCGCCATGGCGGAGGCTTTCAGCGAGGCGTCCAGGCTGCCGGTGATCTTCATTTGCCCGAATGCGGCGGCAATGACGACGTGGCAGCTCTGGTAGATGTCCGGTTCAAGTTCTTTGTTTTCCGGCTTGAGTGCGTCTTCGATATCGATCGAAACGGGCTCGACGAAGGTCATTCCCCACTGGGTTTCGATCAGCCATCGGGGGAAGTCCGCGACGCTCGGGTCTTCTGAGTGCGGAGGAAGCCGGCGAGCTCGCTCAGGGCATCGCTGCCTTCGTCGCTGCCGAAGGGCGCATCTTCATCGCAGCAGTCGTAGTAGATGTCATCGGCAAAGTGGGCGACGAAGCGCGGGTGCGAGGTCAGGCGATGCAGCCCGACTTCCTCGTCGTCGAAGTAGCGGTGGCCGTCGTAGTCGAAGGGGAAGTCGACATAACCTTTCTTCATCTTGCCCTGGGTGAGCTTCCGGGCCTGCGCCTCGCAGTCTTCGGGGGATGCAAATGCCTTGATCTGGTTGCGGCCGCTGGTGCCGCTCTTGCCGTAGTTGACCAGCAATTCGGAGCCCAGCGTTTCAACTCGCCAGAACTTGTCCGCTTTTTCTTCCGTGAATTTCAGTGACGCCTTCATCCTGACCTCGGGTGGTTTGCAGGTGAGGGATTATCTGGATTCCCGGCCGGATGGTCGAGGGCGTAGGGCGCATAACGCCCCAAGCGTTATCCGCCATCTGGTCGGCGGATAAAGCGTTCCGCTTTATGCGCCCTACGAGCGCAGCCGGTGCACATCGTAGGAGCGCGCCCCGCAGCCATCGCCGCGGGGCGCTCACCATCAACTCAGGCGCAACGCCTGCGGCAACTCCGGCAGTGGCACCCAGACCTGCCCCTGCCAATCGAGCACGCTCAGTTGCTCGCGCTCCCAATGCAACAGGCGACGGCGTGGGCCTTCAGTCGGCCCGCTGCCAGCTTCCGCCCGCAGGCTGGGCACCACTGTCTGGGTGATCCACTGGCGGATGCAGCGGTTTTCCGGGTGATAGAAGTGAATCAGCGTGGCGTACAAACCGGATTCACTGACCAACTCCACTTCCTCGGTGGGTTGGTACTCACCCAGGATCGAACGGCGACACAACTGGTCTGCGTCCAGGTTGTGTTCCAGACGTTCTTCCAGGTAGGCACGCATCAGCTTCGCCAGATCGCGTACGACGAACCACGGTTGCTCCTCGATCAGCAGGGCGCGCAGGCGGCGTTTGTGGCGGTAGAAAGTGGTGGGGAGGAATGGTGTTTGGGTTGTGGAAAGGGACATGGATTGGGCGTCCTATACGTAACGCTCCATGCTAACGGGCATGTATTCCGCCGCGAGGGTGTGTTCAGCACCATATTGGGCAGGCTAAATATCGCTCTCTGTCGAGTCAATGGACTTAAGTGCCGAATTTCTGGTAGGAAAACGCGAAACAGTGGAATTTGGCTATGCTCCATTTTGGTCGCACTCAGCGACCAAAAATCAAGGAACCTGATTTTTAAGGATGATGCCATGACTGATAGAAGGCCCATAAACCCAAATGTTACCGTCCCGAAACCAGGTGGCGGAGATCAGCCGCGATCTCGAAATAAGGATGGTCAGATTCGTGAGAAACGTGATGACGCAGGAAAGTCGCGGAAGAAGTGACTAATCTTTATATAGAGTAGATCAGCGGAGCTTCTAGTGTTCATTGTATTGGTAAGTTTGAATGCAGAATGCTC
This region includes:
- a CDS encoding tetratricopeptide repeat protein — its product is MRQRQPSLSLQSIVDALNSGALARGENLARQLLRTQPRNADVLHLCGAACLMQGKAEQARELFKRALMLRKDGTFYLNLALAERAVNDEGAAEAAFRNCLKLQPCNAKAANNLANILNGRREYVEAEQLYRQAIASEPGYVLAYKNLANHLRERGYSEAAIPLVTQALKISPDNTDLQLELARALEKRKRHAEAAHWFSKARHWGDLQFALRNLADWPRLAEVDAVLLQQLRNPTQERTTPWSLINLPALTPEQHRDAARHYAESRWPAELESASLAMEPVDGERLRIGYLSSDFYGHATMHLMMGVLEAHDRTKVDIQLFDYSPQREDYFTRRIAATGLPRHDLRELSDEAAARLIAEQRLHILVDLKGYTTGARQGITALRPAPVIVNWLGYPGSLGHPRLADYLIGDPTVTPAEHAPRFSEKLALMPHSYQPNDRDRPLAPPPNRADAGLPEQGVVFGSFNQLLKLNPGEFDLWCRLLREVPGSVLWLLEPEAEEARDNLRREAQERGVGAERLVFAPRLKQSEHLARLALADIALDSFPCTSHTTASDALWVGVPLLTRLGETFTSRVAGSLLKTHGFDELVATDAQDYFDRLKALALDAAKREDLRQRLSAARMESPLFDTARFTVDLEALFAAIWRHHRAAPEDRAAVVIAE
- a CDS encoding family 20 glycosylhydrolase encodes the protein MIRLNRTTLAAAIALSMLAFASASQAQQQTVDQLSRLKLQVTVKDNHAADNGIDCAALGADWASCNLWSVTLTSDSAIQDKDWAIYFHNPRQVLKTLNDQFKVTFVTGDLHRIEPTEKFTGFAAGQSVEIPLIGEYWQLFESDIMPRWYVTAPDAQPKVIASTDTEELRRFVTPFTGDLWRRTTADHNVLMLPGSRFEKNADLSVLPEANLRGQIMPTPQSVKIFDEDVDLSAGVNLTLDVLDEASAAAVQQRFTLLGVKTLKSGYPINTSIAATSFKGRQAVSGAYQLVIGAKKTEVRGYDQAGVFHGLQSILSLLPADGSAKIAQLEARDAPRFAYRGVQLDIGRNFHSKAAVERLLDQMAAYKLNKFHFHLTDDEGWRLEIPGLPELTEVGARRCHDLSEKTCLLPQLGSGPNPDNNGSGFLTRADYIEIVRYAKARQIEVIPEIDMPAHTRAALISMEARHDRLLKAGDEKGANEFRLLDPTDTSNTTSVQFYDRRSYLNPCLDSSKRFVDKIIGEVARMHAEAGQPLATWHFGGDEAKNIRLGPGYQDKGGKLEPGKGIVDQSVEDKPWARSQACQALIAKGEVADLEHLPSHFAIEVSQMVKRHGIDGMQAWQDGLKDAKDAKAFATRRVAVNFWDTLYWGGFDTANDWANKRYEVIISNPDYVYLDFPAEVNPQENGYYWGTRYSDERKVFSFAPDNLPQNAETSVDRDGNPFTAKSDKPWPGAYGLSAQLWSETTRTDEMMEYKLYPRLLSVAERAWHRAGWEQDYQAGREYKGGETHWIDAKALHGDWQRFANLIGQRELAKLDKAGVGYRLPVPGAKVISGKLEANSALPGLGIEYTIDGGQHWQSYDVKTQPTVNAAVRVRSVSPDGKRHSREEPVDN
- the chiQ gene encoding ChiQ/YbfN family lipoprotein; translation: MKKILLLAALSAATSGCAQHSDTTTDPRQAYRNCITAAQGQADQVKVCQSMLQSLMQGDQHRAFAEKESVRVLDYQKCLEEAKTGAGENEQPACQKIWQEIRNH
- the chiP gene encoding chitoporin ChiP, which gives rise to MTLHRHGRRTLGLAVASILLGSAVPFVPAASAAGFVEDSTLTGGLYYWQRDRERKDISTGNYETNLKHATGNANLDFSSGYAAELIGLDLGAFTAIEFAEDHDSAHPNEIAFSSKNKTYDEDYSGDKGGASLYKAAAKFRFGPAWARAGYIQPSGQSLLASHWSFLPGTYQGAEAGADFDYDDAGALGFSYMWTDKYKAPWHTQVDSFYRNDRTTRVDYLHSLGAKYDFKNNLVLEAAFGQAQGYVDQYFTKASYQFELAGRPLSTSYQFYGARDKVNDGGVNDLYDGLAWLQAVTFGYRLGQVDLRLEGTAVKANGNQGYFLQRMTPTYASSNGRLDVWWDNRSDFNANGEKAVYAGALYDLANWSPPGFAVGGSYVYAWDARPSTAPQYDQSQRVIETAYSLDALYTVQSGPAKGTLFKLHYTRYDNHSDNPSWSNGYGNMFQDEHDLKFIVIAPFTIF
- a CDS encoding WGR domain-containing protein, with the translated sequence MKASLKFTEEKADKFWRVETLGSELLVNYGKSGTSGRNQIKAFASPEDCEAQARKLTQGKMKKGYVDFPFDYDGHRYFDDEEVGLHRLTSHPRFVAHFADDIYYDCCDEDAPFGSDEGSDALSELAGFLRTQKTRASRTSPDG
- a CDS encoding BRO-N domain-containing protein yields the protein MSLSTTQTPFLPTTFYRHKRRLRALLIEEQPWFVVRDLAKLMRAYLEERLEHNLDADQLCRRSILGEYQPTEEVELVSESGLYATLIHFYHPENRCIRQWITQTVVPSLRAEAGSGPTEGPRRRLLHWEREQLSVLDWQGQVWVPLPELPQALRLS